The following are encoded in a window of Fulvia fulva chromosome 7, complete sequence genomic DNA:
- a CDS encoding Putative lipase ROG1, with amino-acid sequence MLLIHQAGSVKIGEVVRYTITYTPSDDRILPTPTHLHLRVKNSTAIALRAAWIHGPYALHVSAYSSNFNPHRKVEKPDHDGVPEYEPMVKAGGSWSAKLLIPKDIRETGADFARRRSSQVDPGERKEKGRVTWIVEITSQILFSNSASVDFEVLVGRDQRSLELGFAALAGHGHGGPGRVKDLQGDRERKEARRRGHVQVEGVFSRAVRLVVEDTETLWDKPALPTWEDANNSESRTSTHHKRQSEDTSGKEHEKDGKQKKRRNVHLVVLTHGLHSNLGADMLFLKESIDATVAQARVDARKRKVSYRAQQKAKQSDKTSQETKAAKDEPSNVDEKETSAAPMSGGQEELDNAPDQDEDDDEEETIVRGFNGNAVRTENGIQYLGKRLAKYILRFTYPDQPFLPIKKSLTRKVTDTFTTDADKARRDGKPTHHGSSIHTPREARKAEDLPYRFTSISFIGHSLGGLIQTYAIAYIHKHSPTFFDQIKPVNFICMASPMLGLSNENPMYVKFALDFGLVGRTGQDLGLTWRPPTLANKGWNAMVNGFGAGSQKTQEARQADPSAKPLLRILPTGPAHHVLRMFRNRTVYSNVVNDGIVPLRTSCLLFLDWRGLGKVEKARRENGLIGTVAEWGWAELTGANSSSVKPNVLAEQSWETDDEDNTQVGDDVPQPAEDEVAQDNRRTTARMSHDDGDDEDTSRQGSSHSSLNKAPQPEENKGMLASFFSFFTPERAKTPPPPSKKTTKILRRGQTVYQPSEDESSDNVAKDKSGSTSSNPTMRPHLTHSLSGKTERKRPVASRGDSLTNEPHAPPKTSIFESAGDILHPPLPSQQWIIDPKTRRRTIFHDRVYHPQDIPPPPVKRSGTRILSFGENSSEASVKSVGTDNTSLKTVDSSAPPDSGGMKVEEKIARAYHRDLSWRKVLVRLEPDAHNNMIVRRMFANAYGWPVVKHLCDTHFADTHAATTRDEDEPARERAKPMDAPISSESGEQVHGQTDKKVKPRTRSETREARDELATLNAAREGAGSSFSSRKTLTRQESAVWDDSYFETSDGEDSDTVDERNLVARIINPNPAPLRKAEQSYHRQQQYSSSPEEPRAPTTKTTAVSYTDGHRGLAPTSPTSPKSFKEVKARAPSSKVGSPTFEAGDVEPVVADRLVEEPTPLSPASPGSVLTPGLRKSVEEQIQTGSPSRKKSKGNGSGGLSGSPD; translated from the coding sequence ATGCTGCTCATCCACCAAGCGGGCAGCGTCAAGATTGGCGAGGTCGTTCGATACACCATTACATATACTCCTAGTGACGACCGCATCCTTCCTACGCCAACGCACTTGCACCTTAGAGTCAAAAACAGTACTGCCATCGCTCTACGTGCTGCATGGATCCATGGTCCTTATGCGCTGCACGTGTCAGCGTATTCCTCCAATTTCAACCCACACCGCAAAGTCGAGAAGCCCGATCACGATGGCGTGCCTGAGTACGAGCCGATGGTCAAGGCGGGAGGGAGCTGGTCTGCAAAGTTGCTGATACCGAAGGATATCCGTGAGACTGGAGCAGACTTCGCTAGGAGACGAAGTTCGCAGGTAGACCCGGGCGAGCGCAAAGAGAAGGGCCGCGTGACTTGGATCGTCGAGATCACATCGCAGATCTTGTTCTCCAACTCTGCTTCAGTGGACTTCGAAGTGCTCGTTGGACGCGATCAGCGGAGTTTGGAGCTTGGATTTGCAGCACTTGCAGGTCATGGACATGGTGGACCAGGCAGAGTGAAGGACCTGCAGGGCGACCGAGAGCGCAAGGAGGCGCGGAGAAGAGGCCATGTACAGGTCGAAGGCGTGTTCTCACGAGCCGTGAGACTGGTTGTGGAAGACACGGAGACATTGTGGGACAAGCCAGCACTGCCGACGTGGGAGGACGCGAACAACAGCGAGAGTCGCACATCGACACACCACAAGAGGCAAAGCGAGGACACAAGCGGGAAGGAGCATGAGAAGGATGGCAAGCAAAAAAAGAGAAGGAATGTGCATCTTGTGGTTCTGACGCATGGCTTACACAGCAATCTGGGCGCAGACATGCTGTTTCTGAAGGAGAGCATTGATGCTACTGTGGCGCAAGCTCGCGTCGATGCGAGAAAGCGAAAGGTGAGCTACCGAGCGCAGCAGAAAGCTAAGCAGAGCGACAAGACCTCTCAGGAGACCAAAGCCGCGAAAGATGAACCATCAAACGTCGACGAGAAGGAAACGTCCGCAGCTCCGATGTCTGGAGGCCAGGAAGAGTTGGACAATGCCCCAGATCAAGACGAGgacgacgatgaagaagaAACGATTGTTCGCGGATTCAACGGCAATGCAGTCCGCACGGAGAATGGCATCCAATACTTGGGCAAGAGGCTGGCAAAGTACATTCTACGCTTCACATACCCCGACCAACCTTTCCTGCCCATCAAAAAGAGCCTTACCCGCAAAGTGACCGATACTTTCACCACAGATGCTGACAAGGCACGGCGAGATGGCAAGCCTACGCATCACGGTTCCAGCATACACACGCCTCGGGAAGCGAGGAAGGCTGAGGATCTGCCTTATAGATTCACGAGCATATCCTTCATCGGACACAGTCTTGGGGGACTGATTCAGACATACGCCATTGCTTACATTCACAAGCATAGTCCCACGTTCTTCGATCAGATCAAGCCTGTCAACTTCATTTGCATGGCTTCACCTATGCTCGGGCTGAGTAACGAGAACCCGATGTACGTCAAGTTTGCGCTAGACTTTGGGCTCGTCGGAAGGACTGGACAGGATCTGGGGCTTACTTGGCGACCTCCAACTCTGGCCAACAAAGGATGGAATGCGATGGTCAATGGCTTTGGCGCAGGTAGCCAGAAGACTCAAGAGGCCAGGCAGGCGGATCCTAGCGCGAAACCCTTGCTGAGGATCTTGCCGACAGGACCGGCGCATCACGTTCTTAGGATGTTCCGTAATCGCACGGTCTACTCCAACGTCGTCAACGACGGTATCGTACCGTTGAGGACGAGCTGTCTACTGTTTCTTGACTGGCGGGGACTAGGCAAAGTAGAAAAGGCCAGGCGTGAGAACGGCTTGATTGGAACTGTGGCAGAATGGGGTTGGGCTGAGCTGACTGGCGCAAATTCTTCTTCTGTCAAGCCCAACGTCCTTGCCGAGCAGAGTTGGGAGACAGATGATGAGGACAATACCCAGGTTGGTGATGATGTGCCTCAACCTGCAGAAGACGAAGTGGCGCAAGACAACCGGCGCACCACAGCGCGTATGAGCCATGATGATGGTGATGATGAAGACACATCACGGCAGGGTAGCAGCCATTCATCGCTCAACAAAGCTCCTCAACCAGAGGAAAACAAAGGCATGCTGGCCAGTTTCTTCAGCTTCTTCACGCCGGAGCGAGCCAAGACTCCACCACCACCTTCAAAGAAGACCACTAAGATCCTGCGACGTGGGCAGACAGTCTACCAGCCTAGCGAGGACGAAAGCAGCGACAACGTCGCAAAGGACAAGAGCGGAAGCACCTCCTCGAATCCCACCATGAGGCCACACCTGACACACTCGCTTAGCGGAAAGACAGAACGCAAGCGACCCGTGGCTTCTCGCGGGGACAGCTTGACGAACGAGCCTCACGCACCTCCAAAGACCTCGATCTTTGAATCAGCCGGCGACATCTTGCACCCTCCACTGCCTAGTCAGCAATGGATCATTGATCCCAAGACTCGCCGCCGAACCATCTTCCACGATCGCGTCTACCACCCTCAAGACATCCCACCTCCACCCGTCAAGCGTAGTGGCACCCGCATCTTGTCCTTCGGCGAAAACAGCTCCGAAGCAAGCGTCAAGTCCGTCGGCACCGACAACACCTCCCTCAAGACCGTCGACTCTTCGGCACCTCCCGACTCCGGCGGCATGAAAGTCGAAGAAAAGATCGCCCGCGCCTACCACCGCGACCTCAGCTGGCGCAAAGTCTTAGTCCGCCTCGAACCTGATGCTCACAACAACATGATTGTGCGCCGCATGTTCGCAAACGCCTACGGCTGGCCAGTCGTCAAGCATCTCTGCGACACTCACTTCGCCGACACCCACGCCGCCACAACCCGTGACGAAGACGAGCCTGCGCGCGAGCGTGCCAAGCCGATGGACGCACCCATCAGCTCTGAATCAGGCGAGCAAGTCCACGGCCAGACTGACAAGAAAGTCAAACCTCGCACTCGCAGTGAGACACGAGAAGCACGCGATGAGCTGGCGACTTTGAATGCTGCAAGGGAAGGCGCGGGGAGTAGTTTTAGTTCTCGCAAGACTTTGACAAGACAGGAAAGTGCCGTGTGGGATGATTCGTACTTTGAGACGTCGGATGGCGAGGACTCCGATACGGTTGATGAGAGGAATCTGGTTGCTAGAATCATCAATCCGAATCCTGCACCACTAAGGAAGGCGGAGCAGTCATATCATCGACAACAGCAGTACTCTTCCAGTCCCGAGGAGCCGAGGGCGCCAACGACGAAGACGACGGCGGTCAGTTATACTGATGGGCATCGGGGCCTTGCACCCACCTCGCCGACGAGTCCGAAGAGTTTCAAGGAGGTGAAGGCACGGGCGCCGAGTTCGAAGGTGGGAAGTCCTACGTTCGAGGCTGGGGATGTGGAACCGGTGGTGGCAGATCGGTTGGTGGAAGAGCCTACACCTCTGTCGCCAGCGAGTCCGGGCAGTGTGCTTACGCCGGGGTTGAGGAAGAGTGTGGAGGAACAGATACAGACTGGATCACCGTCGAGGAAGAAGAGTAAAGGGAATGGGAGTGGTGGGTTGAGTGGATCGCCAGATTGA